In Stieleria varia, one genomic interval encodes:
- the yidD gene encoding membrane protein insertion efficiency factor YidD yields the protein MVRWFMIALIRFYQIGISPLLGQNCRFTPTCSQYAKEVIERKGAVKGLWLTCRRILRCHPWNPGGYDPPPD from the coding sequence ATGGTTCGTTGGTTCATGATCGCTCTGATCCGGTTTTACCAAATCGGGATCAGCCCGCTGCTGGGTCAGAATTGTCGATTCACGCCGACATGTAGCCAATACGCCAAGGAAGTCATTGAGCGAAAGGGGGCCGTCAAGGGTCTGTGGCTGACGTGCCGCCGCATCCTGCGTTGTCACCCATGGAACCCCGGCGGCTACGACCCACCGCCAGACTGA